A single genomic interval of Flavobacterium sp. N2820 harbors:
- a CDS encoding DNA/RNA non-specific endonuclease, whose translation MIKIVSFLLFIVLILSCKDVSRDFENIQIRDKSSNSSVTIPEDFDFYPTSTTNAVYSRDAYAFSYSEAHEQSEWVAYDLDAFDLGNANYERPFFVEDPLVETESADWRNYKKSGYDKGHLCPAGDRKSSYYAYKETFFTSNISPQDHDFNSGVWNRLEEKTRYWAEKYDGIYVITGGILTDDLKTIGKEDVSVPNYFYKILLTKDGSRMIAFLVPHKNSNTPLYEFVTSVDSIEKMTGIDFFPKLEDSIEIKFEMNSNYKDWSF comes from the coding sequence ATGATAAAAATTGTAAGTTTTCTATTATTTATTGTTTTGATTTTATCATGTAAAGATGTTTCTCGTGATTTTGAAAATATCCAAATAAGGGATAAAAGCAGTAATTCTTCTGTAACAATTCCTGAAGATTTTGACTTTTATCCAACATCTACCACCAATGCTGTTTATTCAAGAGATGCATATGCTTTTTCTTACTCTGAAGCACATGAACAAAGCGAATGGGTTGCCTATGATTTAGATGCTTTTGATTTAGGAAATGCAAATTATGAACGACCTTTTTTTGTTGAAGATCCATTAGTGGAAACTGAATCTGCCGATTGGAGAAATTATAAAAAATCAGGTTATGATAAAGGTCATTTGTGCCCCGCTGGGGATAGAAAATCGAGCTATTATGCTTATAAAGAAACTTTTTTTACTTCTAATATTTCACCTCAAGATCACGATTTTAACTCGGGTGTTTGGAATCGTTTGGAAGAAAAGACAAGATATTGGGCAGAAAAATATGATGGGATTTATGTGATAACTGGAGGTATTTTAACTGACGATTTAAAAACTATTGGTAAAGAAGATGTTTCAGTCCCAAATTACTTTTATAAAATTTTATTGACTAAAGATGGTTCAAGAATGATTGCATTTTTAGTACCCCATAAAAATTCTAATACACCTTTATATGAATTTGTTACCTCTGTTGATTCAATTGAAAAAATGACAGGAATTGACTTTTTTCCAAAACTAGAAGATTCAATTGAAATCAAATTTGAAATGAATAGTAATTATAAAGATTGGAGTTTTTAA
- the mreC gene encoding rod shape-determining protein MreC, which yields MQQIINFIIKNSYRLLFLLLLGISLSLTIKSHSYHRSEYVNSANAVTGTVYEKMNEANEYLSLKEKNKELASENALLKELLFNKKDTLLTSKTVFRNDLNNFNVVVAKAVKNSFNKRENYITINAGSLAGIKTDMGVVNDKGIVGLIEKTSPNYSTIQSILNTKSKINAKIKNSDHFGSLVWDGKNVGFAQLIDVPRLASLRKGDSIVTGGNSDIFPENIPIGKIDKIFIDKKTNYYTINVRLFNDMTSIGYVYVIENKMRKEKQQLEVETAAPKK from the coding sequence ATGCAGCAAATAATTAACTTTATCATAAAAAACAGCTATCGATTGCTGTTTTTGCTGCTTTTGGGTATATCCTTATCGCTTACCATAAAATCGCATTCGTATCATAGAAGTGAATATGTAAATTCTGCAAATGCAGTTACAGGAACTGTGTATGAGAAAATGAATGAAGCTAATGAATATTTGAGTTTAAAAGAAAAAAACAAAGAATTGGCCTCAGAAAATGCGTTGTTGAAAGAATTACTTTTCAATAAAAAAGACACATTACTTACTTCTAAAACTGTTTTTAGAAACGACTTGAATAATTTTAATGTGGTTGTAGCAAAAGCAGTAAAAAATTCTTTCAACAAAAGAGAAAATTATATCACAATAAATGCAGGAAGTCTTGCTGGAATTAAAACAGACATGGGCGTAGTGAACGACAAAGGAATTGTGGGATTGATTGAAAAAACTTCTCCAAACTATTCTACCATCCAGAGTATTTTGAATACCAAATCAAAAATCAATGCAAAAATCAAAAATTCTGATCATTTTGGATCATTGGTTTGGGATGGAAAAAATGTAGGATTTGCGCAATTAATCGATGTGCCACGTTTGGCTTCATTGCGAAAAGGTGATTCCATTGTTACTGGTGGAAATTCTGATATTTTTCCAGAGAATATTCCAATTGGAAAAATTGATAAAATTTTTATAGATAAAAAGACCAATTATTATACTATTAATGTTCGATTGTTTAACGACATGACATCTATTGGCTATGTGTATGTTATTGAAAATAAAATGAGAAAAGAGAAACAGCAATTAGAGGTAGAAACAGCAGCACCAAAAAAATAA
- a CDS encoding rod shape-determining protein: MGFFDFMTEDIAIDLGTANTLIIHNDKVVIDSPSIVARDRITGKIIAVGKEANMMQGKTHENIKTIRPLKDGVIADFDASEQMIKLFIKSIPALKKKLFTPALRMVICIPSGITEVEMRAVKESAERVNGKEVYLIHEPMAAAIGIGLDIMQPKGNMIVDIGGGTTEIAVIALGGIVCDKSVKIAGDVFTNDIIYYMRTQHNLFVGETTAEKIKIQIGAATEDLDNAPEDMSVQGRDLLTGKPKQVDVSYREIAKALDKSIQRIEDAVMETLSQTPPELAADIYNTGIYLAGGGSMLRGLDKRISLKTDLPVYIAEDPLRAVVRGTGMALKNINKYKGILIK, translated from the coding sequence ATGGGATTTTTTGATTTCATGACTGAGGATATCGCAATTGACCTTGGCACCGCAAACACCTTAATTATTCACAACGATAAAGTTGTAATTGATAGTCCATCTATTGTGGCAAGAGACCGAATTACTGGCAAAATTATTGCTGTAGGTAAAGAGGCCAACATGATGCAAGGTAAAACACATGAAAACATTAAAACCATTCGTCCATTAAAAGATGGTGTTATTGCTGATTTCGATGCTTCGGAACAGATGATTAAATTGTTTATAAAAAGTATTCCAGCGTTAAAGAAAAAATTATTTACACCTGCGCTTCGTATGGTAATTTGTATTCCTTCGGGGATTACCGAAGTGGAAATGCGTGCAGTAAAAGAATCTGCTGAACGTGTAAACGGAAAAGAAGTATATTTAATTCATGAACCTATGGCAGCTGCAATTGGTATTGGTTTAGATATTATGCAACCAAAAGGAAATATGATTGTAGACATAGGTGGTGGAACTACAGAAATTGCAGTGATTGCGCTTGGTGGAATTGTTTGTGATAAATCGGTTAAAATTGCAGGAGACGTTTTTACGAATGATATTATTTATTACATGAGAACCCAACACAATTTATTTGTTGGAGAAACTACCGCAGAAAAAATAAAAATTCAAATTGGAGCGGCAACGGAAGATTTAGACAATGCCCCAGAAGATATGTCAGTTCAAGGAAGAGATTTACTTACGGGTAAACCGAAACAAGTAGACGTTTCTTACAGAGAAATTGCAAAAGCTTTAGACAAATCAATCCAGCGTATTGAAGATGCTGTAATGGAAACTTTATCGCAAACACCACCAGAATTAGCTGCTGACATTTACAACACAGGGATTTATCTTGCCGGTGGAGGTTCGATGCTAAGAGGATTAGATAAACGAATATCCTTAAAAACAGACTTACCTGTTTACATTGCAGAAGACCCATTAAGAGCCGTTGTACGCGGAACAGGAATGGCTTTAAAGAACATCAACAAATACAAAGGAATACTGATTAAATAA
- the mrdA gene encoding penicillin-binding protein 2 → MRKIVLPAVIIVSSIILLTKIFYLQVIDETLKLKAENNAIKKVFDFPERGYIYDRNGKLLVANQPSYDIMVVPREIKDIDTTEFCNLLNISKEYFIKKIEKANVYSPRLPSVFLSQLNKAEYAAFQEKERKFEGFYTQKRALRDYQVKECANIFGFITQVNEAIIDKNPYYNPGDLIGKQGVEQEYEEILRGVKGVKYLLRDKHNKIIGPYKNSAFDTIAQQGKDLTLTIDHELQKYGTELMINKRGGIVAIEPKSGEILALVSAPTYDPALLVGRQRSKNFTALYNDSISKPLYDRSLQATYPPGSPFKIITGLIGLHEEVIDEQSTFYCNGGANFGRFMKCHCGLHTLQLNNGTYKSCNSYFGNTYKRTIEKYKNSYYSVDNWANHVKSFGLGQFLGTDMPIGSKGLVPTSKMYKKMYNGAPIRSSYIISNSIGQGEVLTSPIQLANMMAVVANQGYYYTPHIVKKIKGQPLDKKFTTKHYSTIDKQYFPPMIQGLADVYNNPIGTAAGLRVEGLNICGKTGTAENKIRVAGKTYQLKDHSIFVAFAPQENPTIAIAVFIENGYWGSRWAGPIATLMVEKYVNGQITRKDLEERMLNGSLLPEYEKIENIIFQRFPEQKKETDSLKKTETAIGEARKEEESN, encoded by the coding sequence ATGAGAAAAATTGTTTTACCCGCAGTTATTATTGTAAGTTCAATTATCCTACTTACCAAAATTTTCTATTTACAAGTAATTGATGAAACTTTAAAACTTAAAGCCGAAAACAATGCTATTAAAAAAGTATTTGATTTTCCAGAGCGAGGTTATATTTATGATAGAAACGGAAAACTATTAGTTGCCAATCAGCCATCGTATGATATTATGGTCGTTCCTAGAGAAATTAAAGATATTGACACCACAGAATTTTGTAACTTATTAAACATTTCTAAGGAATATTTTATTAAAAAAATTGAAAAAGCGAACGTTTATAGCCCCCGACTCCCTTCTGTTTTTTTATCCCAATTAAACAAAGCGGAATATGCTGCATTTCAGGAAAAAGAACGAAAATTTGAAGGTTTTTATACCCAAAAAAGAGCTTTAAGAGATTATCAGGTGAAAGAATGCGCAAACATTTTCGGATTTATAACACAAGTTAATGAAGCCATCATTGATAAAAATCCGTATTACAATCCAGGAGATTTAATAGGAAAGCAAGGAGTTGAGCAAGAATATGAAGAAATTCTTCGTGGTGTTAAAGGTGTAAAATACCTGCTTAGAGACAAACACAATAAAATTATTGGCCCTTATAAAAATAGTGCATTTGACACCATTGCCCAACAGGGTAAAGACTTAACATTAACCATTGACCATGAATTGCAAAAATATGGTACCGAATTAATGATTAACAAAAGAGGTGGAATTGTAGCTATTGAACCTAAATCAGGCGAAATTTTAGCTTTAGTTTCTGCTCCAACATACGATCCTGCACTTTTAGTAGGCAGACAACGTTCAAAAAACTTCACTGCTTTATACAACGATTCAATTTCAAAACCATTGTATGATAGAAGTCTTCAAGCTACATATCCTCCTGGTTCTCCATTTAAAATTATAACCGGTTTAATTGGATTACATGAAGAAGTTATTGACGAACAAAGTACTTTTTATTGTAATGGTGGAGCAAACTTTGGTCGTTTCATGAAATGTCACTGTGGTTTACACACTTTACAATTGAACAATGGAACCTATAAATCGTGTAACAGTTATTTTGGAAACACGTATAAAAGAACCATTGAAAAATATAAAAATTCGTATTACAGTGTAGACAATTGGGCAAACCATGTAAAAAGTTTTGGCTTGGGTCAGTTTTTAGGTACTGATATGCCTATCGGTAGTAAAGGGCTAGTACCAACATCCAAAATGTACAAAAAAATGTACAATGGTGCTCCTATCAGAAGTTCATACATTATTTCAAATTCAATTGGACAAGGAGAAGTTTTAACCTCACCTATTCAGTTAGCAAATATGATGGCCGTTGTTGCAAATCAAGGATATTACTACACGCCTCACATCGTAAAAAAAATAAAAGGGCAACCTTTAGATAAAAAATTCACCACAAAACACTATTCTACTATTGACAAACAATATTTTCCGCCAATGATACAAGGATTGGCAGATGTTTATAACAACCCAATTGGAACCGCAGCTGGATTGAGAGTTGAAGGGCTAAATATCTGTGGCAAAACGGGAACAGCAGAAAACAAAATTAGAGTAGCCGGAAAAACTTATCAATTAAAGGATCACTCTATTTTTGTAGCCTTTGCGCCACAAGAAAACCCAACAATTGCAATTGCTGTGTTTATTGAAAACGGATATTGGGGAAGTCGTTGGGCAGGACCAATTGCAACCTTAATGGTTGAAAAATATGTTAATGGGCAAATAACAAGAAAAGATTTAGAAGAACGAATGCTTAACGGAAGCTTACTTCCAGAATATGAAAAAATAGAAAATATTATTTTTCAACGTTTTCCTGAGCAAAAGAAAGAAACAGACTCATTAAAAAAGACAGAAACAGCAATAGGCGAAGCCAGAAAAGAAGAAGAATCAAATTAA
- the rodA gene encoding rod shape-determining protein RodA, which translates to MKNQSIGNSIDWISIFIYIALVIMGWMTIYSASLPIEETSIFDLSQTYGRQMLFIGLAIPLIFIVLFTDAKIYERLSFVFYGVGIILLLGLFVFGVTKKGQTNWYQFGGFGFQPSEFVKIATGLLLAKYISYSQINFKFTKHQIIGLAIVGLPVFLILLQPDAGSAMIFISLIFVLNREGLPSWYFISGIVAIVLFFASLVIQPLYVVIALAIFMIIHYIFNRKITRNPIVYGLLFLVMTAFTYSVSYVYDSVLEPHQKDRINVLIGDNVDMKREGYNLDQSMIAIGSGGLTGKGYLEGTQTKGGFVPEQHTDYIFTTVGEEWGFIGSFTVIALFVALFLRIIYLAENQKTKFSRVYGYCVATYLFTHFFVNIAMLIKLFPTIGVPLPFFSYGGSSLWSFTILLFIFIKLDANKVNEW; encoded by the coding sequence ATGAAAAATCAAAGCATAGGAAATAGTATCGATTGGATTTCGATTTTCATATACATTGCATTAGTGATAATGGGATGGATGACTATTTATTCTGCTTCGTTACCCATAGAAGAAACTTCAATTTTTGATTTATCCCAAACCTATGGTCGTCAAATGTTATTTATTGGATTAGCAATTCCATTAATTTTCATTGTTTTATTTACGGATGCAAAAATTTACGAACGTCTTTCCTTTGTTTTTTATGGCGTTGGTATTATTTTATTGTTAGGCCTTTTTGTGTTTGGAGTTACTAAAAAAGGGCAAACCAATTGGTATCAATTTGGAGGGTTTGGCTTTCAGCCATCAGAATTTGTTAAAATTGCAACCGGCTTATTACTCGCAAAATACATTAGTTATTCACAAATAAATTTCAAATTCACAAAACATCAAATCATAGGATTAGCTATAGTGGGACTTCCTGTATTTCTAATCTTATTACAACCCGATGCTGGAAGTGCCATGATTTTTATTTCGCTAATCTTTGTGCTTAACAGAGAAGGTTTACCAAGTTGGTATTTTATTTCAGGTATTGTAGCGATTGTTCTTTTCTTTGCTTCTTTAGTAATTCAACCTTTATATGTAGTTATAGCATTAGCAATTTTTATGATAATTCATTACATATTTAATAGAAAAATCACTCGAAACCCAATTGTCTACGGTTTATTATTTCTTGTTATGACTGCTTTCACGTATTCGGTGAGTTATGTATACGATTCGGTCTTAGAACCCCATCAAAAGGATCGTATTAATGTTCTCATTGGCGATAATGTAGATATGAAACGGGAAGGTTATAATTTAGACCAATCGATGATTGCAATTGGATCTGGTGGATTAACAGGGAAAGGTTATTTAGAAGGTACCCAAACAAAAGGAGGCTTTGTACCAGAACAACACACCGATTATATTTTTACAACCGTTGGTGAAGAATGGGGTTTTATAGGAAGTTTTACTGTAATTGCTTTATTCGTTGCCCTATTCCTAAGAATTATATATTTAGCCGAAAATCAAAAAACGAAATTTAGTAGAGTTTATGGCTATTGTGTTGCAACTTATTTATTTACTCACTTTTTTGTAAATATTGCTATGTTGATAAAATTGTTCCCAACCATTGGAGTACCACTACCCTTTTTCTCTTATGGAGGCTCAAGTTTATGGTCCTTTACAATTTTACTGTTTATTTTTATAAAACTTGATGCAAATAAAGTAAATGAATGGTAG
- the surE gene encoding 5'/3'-nucleotidase SurE, translated as MSKPLILVTNDDSIVAPGIRALIEVMKEIGDVVVVAPDSPQSAMGHAITINNTLKLEKVHLDKDLSQEYSCSGTPVDCVKIAVNEILKRKPDLCVSGINHGSNSSINVIYSGTMSAAVEAGIEGIPAIGFSLLDYSWDADFEPIKSHVKQIALGVLEKGLPEGVILNVNFPKLSKENIKGIKICRQAKAMWQEEFDKRTNPQGKEYYWLTGKFVNQDKGTDTDEWALENGYISIVPVQFDLTAHHAIQQLNAWDL; from the coding sequence ATGTCAAAACCACTCATACTTGTTACAAACGACGACAGCATTGTTGCACCTGGAATTAGAGCTTTGATTGAAGTAATGAAAGAAATTGGCGACGTTGTAGTGGTTGCTCCAGACAGCCCACAAAGCGCCATGGGACACGCAATTACCATAAACAACACTCTAAAACTCGAAAAAGTACATTTGGACAAAGACCTTTCTCAAGAATACAGTTGTAGCGGAACACCTGTTGATTGTGTAAAAATTGCTGTAAATGAAATCTTGAAAAGAAAACCCGATTTATGTGTTTCTGGAATCAATCACGGATCGAATTCTTCAATTAATGTGATTTATTCTGGCACGATGAGTGCTGCTGTGGAAGCCGGAATTGAAGGAATTCCTGCTATCGGATTTTCGTTATTAGATTATAGTTGGGATGCCGATTTTGAACCGATAAAAAGCCATGTCAAGCAAATTGCTTTGGGCGTTTTAGAAAAAGGATTGCCCGAAGGTGTTATTTTAAACGTAAATTTTCCGAAATTAAGTAAAGAAAACATCAAAGGAATAAAAATTTGTCGCCAAGCAAAAGCCATGTGGCAAGAAGAATTTGACAAAAGAACGAATCCACAAGGAAAAGAATATTATTGGTTAACTGGTAAATTTGTCAATCAAGACAAAGGAACTGATACAGACGAATGGGCTTTAGAAAATGGTTATATTTCAATTGTTCCCGTTCAGTTTGATTTAACAGCACATCATGCCATTCAGCAATTGAATGCGTGGGATTTATAA
- a CDS encoding carboxy terminal-processing peptidase, with the protein MKRIVEFMKRNYKVILLITALSAVLWSFIPNEKKEDPEKDKLLLELLTFVLEKGHYSPVEINDDFSKKVYAKYLDGIDPTKRFFLQSDIDEFSKYETQIDDMIKNKDLTFFNITNSRLLQRMEESRTIYKDILEEPFDFNANESINVDYEKLPYVKSKRELTDRWRKQLKLQALSSITDKQTLEEDKKAKDVAYQVKSFDEIEKEVRENSLKSLNEYFDFIQDELDRNDWFSIFLNSIVERFDPHTFYFSPEDKEKFDVSMSGTFQGIGARLQKKNDAVEVSELISGGPAWRGKELEAGDLILKVGQGKEEPIDVAGMRLDDVVKKIKGPKGTEVRLTVKKVDGSLKVISIIRDEVETEETFAKSSVVEKDGKKFGIIYLPKFYISFENKQNRDAFKDVAIEIERLKEQNVDGIVMDLRDNGGGSLETVVKMVGLFIPEGPVVQVKAPGRSPEILPDPDKKVQYDGPLVVMINNFSASASEIFAAAIQDYKRGIVVGSKHSYGKGTVQNVIDLNQFVRGSSYGDLGALKTTIQKFYRINGGSTQREGVQSDIVFPDRFAYLDMGERDEESALPWDKIEPAKYSPMNVNYENIIANSKRRIESNPNFKLIDENAKWIFERKDENVFSLNLNEFKKQMNIADTKIKKFKAISDYNNKLKFQSLPNEVMLFEKDTLLKQKRERWHEDLQKDVYVDETLNIITEMKLASKGKALPQKISMN; encoded by the coding sequence ATGAAAAGAATTGTGGAATTTATGAAAAGAAATTATAAGGTTATTTTGCTAATAACTGCATTATCTGCAGTGTTATGGAGTTTTATTCCGAATGAAAAAAAGGAAGATCCTGAAAAAGATAAGTTGCTTTTAGAGTTGTTAACCTTCGTCTTAGAAAAGGGCCATTATAGTCCGGTGGAAATTAATGATGATTTTTCTAAGAAAGTTTATGCAAAATATTTAGATGGAATTGATCCTACTAAACGTTTCTTTTTGCAAAGCGATATTGATGAATTCAGCAAATATGAAACTCAAATAGATGATATGATTAAGAATAAAGACTTGACGTTCTTTAATATTACCAATTCACGTTTGTTACAAAGAATGGAGGAATCACGCACTATTTACAAGGATATTTTAGAAGAACCTTTTGATTTTAATGCGAATGAAAGTATTAATGTTGATTATGAAAAGCTTCCGTATGTTAAAAGCAAAAGAGAGTTGACAGATCGATGGAGAAAACAATTAAAACTACAAGCACTTTCTTCAATTACTGATAAACAAACGTTAGAAGAAGACAAGAAAGCTAAAGATGTAGCTTATCAAGTGAAATCATTTGATGAAATTGAGAAAGAAGTACGTGAAAATTCTTTGAAATCTTTAAATGAATATTTTGATTTTATTCAAGATGAATTGGATAGAAATGATTGGTTTTCAATCTTTTTAAACTCTATTGTGGAGCGATTTGATCCACATACATTCTATTTTTCACCAGAGGATAAAGAAAAATTTGATGTAAGCATGAGCGGAACATTCCAAGGAATTGGCGCTCGTTTACAAAAGAAAAATGATGCGGTTGAAGTTTCAGAACTAATTTCGGGAGGTCCAGCTTGGAGAGGAAAAGAATTAGAAGCTGGTGATTTAATTTTGAAAGTTGGACAAGGAAAAGAAGAACCAATTGATGTAGCAGGAATGCGTTTAGATGATGTAGTTAAGAAAATTAAAGGGCCAAAAGGAACCGAAGTTAGATTAACAGTAAAAAAAGTTGATGGTTCTTTAAAAGTAATTTCAATTATTAGAGATGAGGTTGAAACTGAAGAAACATTTGCAAAATCATCAGTAGTTGAAAAAGACGGAAAAAAATTCGGAATTATATATTTACCAAAATTCTATATTAGTTTTGAAAATAAACAAAATAGAGACGCATTTAAAGATGTAGCCATTGAAATTGAGCGTTTAAAAGAACAAAATGTAGACGGAATTGTAATGGATTTGCGCGATAACGGTGGAGGTTCATTAGAAACTGTGGTTAAAATGGTTGGATTATTTATTCCAGAAGGACCTGTGGTTCAAGTAAAAGCACCAGGAAGAAGTCCTGAAATTTTACCTGATCCAGATAAAAAAGTACAATATGACGGACCGCTTGTAGTAATGATTAATAATTTTTCAGCTTCGGCTTCAGAAATTTTTGCAGCTGCAATTCAGGATTATAAAAGAGGAATTGTTGTAGGAAGTAAGCATTCATATGGTAAAGGAACTGTCCAAAATGTAATTGATTTGAATCAGTTTGTGAGAGGAAGTTCGTATGGTGATTTAGGTGCTTTAAAAACTACCATCCAAAAATTTTACAGAATTAATGGTGGTTCTACACAGCGCGAAGGTGTTCAGAGTGACATTGTGTTTCCAGATCGTTTTGCATATTTAGATATGGGTGAGCGTGATGAAGAAAGTGCTTTGCCTTGGGACAAAATTGAACCAGCAAAATACAGTCCAATGAATGTTAACTACGAAAATATTATTGCAAATTCTAAACGAAGAATTGAATCAAATCCAAATTTCAAGTTAATTGACGAAAATGCGAAATGGATTTTTGAACGTAAAGATGAAAATGTATTCAGCTTGAATTTGAATGAGTTTAAAAAACAAATGAATATTGCAGATACAAAAATTAAAAAATTCAAAGCGATTTCAGATTACAACAATAAATTGAAATTTCAGTCGTTGCCAAACGAAGTAATGCTATTTGAAAAAGATACTTTGTTGAAACAAAAACGTGAGCGTTGGCATGAAGATTTGCAAAAAGATGTTTATGTGGATGAGACTTTAAATATCATCACGGAGATGAAATTAGCTTCAAAAGGTAAAGCGTTACCACAAAAAATAAGCATGAATTAA
- a CDS encoding rod shape-determining protein MreD, translating into MNNNILNSIRFLVFLALQLLIFNNINLFGYLNPYPYVLFILLYPVNSNKSLLLLSSFTLGILIDMFANSGGVHATAALLLAYIRPSLFKFAFGLSYEYQTVKIADKITPERITLLLLAIFIHHFILFFFEFFRIDLILTVLFRTLLSTLFTFTISLLIIYLIKPNKR; encoded by the coding sequence GTGAACAATAATATTTTAAATAGCATTCGGTTTTTAGTGTTTTTAGCACTACAACTTTTGATTTTCAACAACATCAATTTGTTTGGATATCTAAATCCATATCCTTATGTATTGTTTATTCTTTTATATCCTGTTAATAGCAATAAATCGCTTTTATTGTTAAGCAGTTTTACTTTAGGTATTTTAATCGACATGTTTGCAAATTCAGGTGGTGTTCATGCAACTGCAGCCTTACTTTTAGCCTACATTAGACCCTCATTGTTCAAATTTGCATTTGGTCTAAGTTATGAATACCAAACTGTAAAAATTGCAGATAAGATTACACCCGAACGAATAACATTGCTACTGTTAGCGATATTTATACATCATTTTATTTTATTCTTTTTCGAATTTTTTAGAATTGATTTGATATTAACTGTACTTTTTAGAACACTCTTAAGTACTTTATTCACTTTTACAATTTCATTACTTATCATCTATTTAATCAAACCAAATAAACGATGA